A single window of Aphidius gifuensis isolate YNYX2018 linkage group LG1, ASM1490517v1, whole genome shotgun sequence DNA harbors:
- the LOC122855763 gene encoding uncharacterized protein LOC122855763: protein MSKIKEDVVGELHTQAPKNFLRRKVDIRDKDECWQADLVDMIEHAQLGNWSQNLQGSYKWIEILQELIEEYNNTKHRTIKMRPCEVVGQNIEILKQTVYDNSNYCHVKPKFNVNDNVRISKYKHIFEKGYKPNWTNEIFTIIKMNKTAPVTYKLKDYQENPIQGCFYNEELQRVKHSDIYLIE from the exons ATGAGTAAAATTAAAGAAGATGTTGTAGGAGAGTTGCACACTCAAGCTCCTAAAAATTTTCTGAGACGTAAAGTTGACATTCGTGACAAGGACGAATGTTGGCAGGCTGATCTTGTCGATATGATTGAGCATGCACAA ctGGGCAATTGGTCTCAAAA tttacaAGGTAGCTACAAATGGATAGAAATATTACAAGAATTGATTGAAGAATATAACAATACGAAACATCGAACAATTAAAATGAGACCTTGCGAAGTTGTAGGacaaaatatagaaattttaaaacaaactgTATATGACAATTCAAATTATTGTCATGTAAAACCGAAATTTAATGTCAATGACAATGTACGAATCAGCAAGTATAAACACATCTTTGAGAAAGGCTACAAACCAAACTggacaaatgaaatatttacaattataaaaatgaataaaactgCACCTGTAACATATAAACTTAAAGACTATCAAGAGAATCCAATTCAAGGATGTTTTTATAATGAAGAATTACAGCGTGTCAAACATtctgacatttatttaattgaataa